The genome window ACAATGTACATAAATGTTCGTATATAATACGCTACAAAGTgctttatatgtatgtacatacaataatagtGAGAATTAAAACTCAGAACTTGTGACAGATGAACGCGATGAATGCTCAAGTTTCAGACCAACGACGTTGCTAAATTAACgaaatatattcttatataaattgcatatgcatatatatgtgtgcgtgtaagtgtatttgtgtgtgtataaattaCGGATACGCGcctcattttgttgttgatttccTTTGTCGATGCTGCGAGTCTAAATATAGTACATAGTggaaaaatatgtacatacatatatatatgttagaaGCAATACTATTTATGAGTGCGTAGTGCACTAATGAGATTTAATCCAAGCGATAACGGTGTATGCACATACaagtgtgtgagagtgtgtgtgtttttatacACATAAGGATGATTTCCATTGTTAGACAGTTACCCCTACAGTCTTGTTGTTTCAATGACCCTCCGATGCGGGCTGCAACTTGAAAAGCACCCCATACTATGTTTCTCTGCAGTACAGTTGTAAACAACACTAGCGATTAGCGGACCATTATTTTTTTCAGTGCACTTCGCTCTAATGTCAATGCATCTCAATTTAGTGTTGACAAGATGCCTTTATTTATGGTCAGACGCTTCGAACAAGTTACTTGTTTACGTTTTAGCTTTACCCCAATTGATTGGGGTTGTTTTTCTCATTACGAAAAATAACAACATTCCTAGAGTATTTGGCGCCAAGTCACGattgttgttaattattttcaagGCCCTTAAAATCCAACAGTCACcgcaattttaatgcaaatcaTGTACAGGTATTGTAGGTATTACGGATAATTTGTGGATTATTTGCAGGTACCATAAGTTGGATAATGTAGGAGACAACGATAGTTtgttaaatacataaatgttaCGAATTTCACCTACTTGTTTACTTAAAAAGACGACGAACAAAGCTGTCAGTCCTTTGGCTTTGCATACccttttatttacaaaatttagaAAAGGTCTGTTAGGTTTAATTATGTAAGTAAAGTGCGCAACAGTCAGGAGGCGTCATCTACGAGTATATATAGTTGTATTATACACAGCATAAGTTGTTGAGTCGAGATAGATCTCAACAACTATAAAGGATTAAGAGATTAGAGTCTTATTTGATAGCACTCACATTCCTATTATTCTGTCAAATGTggattttaatataatttattacatGTTTTTACGTTTACATATTATAGCATGAAATTTCAAAGTAGAACTTATATAAGAAAGTTTATAAGTAACTAAAGGGtcaattaaagttaaaacTTGACTGCAGATTTTTTACTAGTTTTGATTTAAGACTATAACAGATCGTTCATTACTCTTGAATCAATGGAGGAATAAAAGTCTATGTTattagcttttatttttaggATAAAATATGTTAGGCAAAATTCTGACATTTAACTTTTGACTATCCTAATTAAATGGGTCAGAAGGCGACACCTGTTGTGCACAAATTTAATCCTTATTAGTTTTCTACACAATCGAATTGATTTTTAGCCGCAGCAGTAACCATAGCTATGGGGGGACAACCGAGTCAAAACAAATCGGTTtgtaacaacaaaacagaacagaataGAACGGTACATTAGCAATTGTTGCCCAGGATTTGGACATGATAGTTGCatattatatttgtgtttttgctcATTTCCCAAAATAATTTTCGCATACGGTGTACGTACGGTAATAAAGCAAAACGCACACGTGAAGTGCGCCAAAATGCGTGTTCCACATgtgtcgacgtcgtcgtcgtcttcgttgtCGTCTGTCGCCTGGTTCATGAGCGGTAGCGGGTTGGTTAGCTGACAGACGAACGCATCAGAGATTCGGCAGAGAGATGCCCTCAAAATGAGCAtctaaacatatatttatgtgcaCTCTAGGCACAGTGttcgtgtgcgtgtgcgtgtgtgtgaagaGTGCTTTGCTCCTGGTGCGGCAGCTACGCAATCATTTCGGGGACATTTTCCCATCACCAACTATCCGCCATCCGGCAGCGCAATGACTCATTGACGCCGTGAAGTATCGCACgtaaatatatagtacatacatatgtatataatcgACTCGATACTGAGTACTTGCTGCAGTGAAGTTGCAGTTATACTTAGACTGGTGTGCCGCAAAGCTATTTAGGATAAGCTCgacaaacaaaaccaaaaccaaaaacctaCAAGGTGACGCATGcgatcaatttaattaaaacatttcatttatatcGTCGTTCAGTGTATTAAATGTACTGGAGTGAACAATAACTCAAGGTGCTCGCGTTGTGTTAATGTGaactaacaaaataaattcaactataTCACACTATGGCGGGAATGTTTCGTTCAACGTCTCTcaacaattcaaataattctCCTCGACCGCCATATAAACGATTTTCAATATCTAATTTTTCGGGCGGCTCGTTGAggtaagttttcttttcaaaagtttttgttttttttttttatgtacattgtatttttatttgtgtgtcaATTTTGCATGTTATTCGAATGGAGCCGTACCCAATACAATACTATAGAGATTGTGCTCGGTATGACGTCaaagttcaatttaattgGGGGAGCCTAGGTGCGCCTTGGTCTTTGGTTCTAGGCAAGAATTTGTACGCTTCACTAAACCCAAGACCgaatttcagtatttgtttCCAAATACAATGTATATAAATCAACACACATTCTGTTGTATGCCTATACAAATTAAtgtgatattttaatttcatattaagtAACAGAATTCTTAAACAATTAAGTAACCTTAAGATTAGACGACACAGAAATTAAAGAATGTAATAtctaataattttatatgaatCGATTTGAAACTTATTATAAACATATGAATACTACAAATTAGAGTAAAATAAATGAGCATACATTAAAGCAGTTCTTTTGTCTTTTGTCTCCAGATAAAAACCgaaaacacatttttgttgGATGAAAgataaaattcgaaatttatacaaaatttagaATGCACAACGATTTTCGTATTGAATGGAAATAAAGTGGGCTTTCCCTAacctattattaaaattgttctttttattgacatgttgtaattttattaaatgagAAATACGTTCTatactttttttatacttCTACTACTTCAACTAGTAGCATTGGGGTTCGGTCACAATTTCATATCTGGATTAATCTAGATCTTTGACACGAGTTCTTATCATAAAAGTTGACTTCATAACGTTTCCGTAAAGTATGTTCACTTTGTGAATTGCTTAGAACTCGCATTACGTAGTAGATATGCCGTGTTCATAAACTACTCGTTAATTATAGGTGTTAGAAGGCAGCATTTGAATCAATTCAAACCTGTTTAAATTGACCTTTTCACTAGAGAGGAGAGCGTGAGCAACTTTCTGCTAGATTGATTGAAGTTAACCCAATCTATTCAATATTTAGTAATTATCCAAAATACAGATGATGATGTAGTAAAATTGACTAGGTCGAGTATTATTTCAAGTGTAttataattaagaaatatCACTCATATCGCCCATCGCTAAGTCTTGGCGTGTGGTGGATTGTGCGACTCGAGCTTAAAATGTTCACTGCGACGGCTTCTCAGTTGAGTCTTGGTCAAAGCCAGCTGCTTCACTGCCGCTCATATTCTCAAGCAATATGATGCACAATTTCGGTCTGGGAACATGGTTTTGCCTGCTGTTTCTGTCGCCACTGTTGGGCATCCGTTTAAAGCCCTGCGAATTGGCTGGGCAACTTTACATATTGGATGTGCCGAAAGAGGAATTGGCCAAGTGGCTGTGCATAGCCGATTTTGAGAGTCGCTTCAACACGCACGTTGTGGGGCAAAGCAATGCGGATGGCTCCAAGGACTACGGCCTCTTCCAGATCAGTGATCGATATTGGTGTGCTCCGCCCTCAAACACGTCTTACTACGCCTTCAACGGGTGCAACATCAATTGCAACGAGCTGCTCATCGACGATATCACAGCGGCAGTTCGTTGTGCTCAACTTATCAGAAAGCAACAGGGCTGGACGGCTTGGTCGGTATTCCCTCAGTTCTGCAACGGAACACTTGTCGACCCGGACCAGTGCTTCCAAAACGACCAAAGCGACCGCAGTCAATCTAATTCCACTGAAATCCCAGATAATGCAACGGGTTCAACTACAGAGACAAGCATGGAGGAGAATACGACGATTGTCGCGAAGGAAATGGAAtgagattattattattattgtagcaTTATGATATCATaagcatatttatatttttaatttgcataattacaCCAGAACATTAAACTATAGATAGAAGCAtgtgttggtttttttttttattaatcatATGTTGATAAGGCAAAAAAAGcagtttctgttgctgtttacTCTATAACTTAATgggtttttatattttgtcattGCAGCACAAGTCCCGGCGGAATTCAAGATGCCACCTTGGAAAATTCATGTAATTATGTTTATCATATTAATTTCTATGCTGTTTCTATATTTAAAGATTACGCTTAACTTATTAATCTAGAGAAGATATGATTAGTATTCATATCTTATATAGAACTTCCAAATTTACATTCTGATTCTGAGagttttaattgatttgattaCTAATATTGTGCTTCCACAAATATTACGCGTAACGCAATAAATAAGTAGAAAAGCTAGAGTCGAGTGTGATTGTAAGATACacgctactcattttgaattagatgaaaatagtgcggtaaatatacagtaaaaatataccgaatgatatatttgctatatggatttagtactacatttaaaatataccatagagtacaaaatataccctATGTAGGCGTCTTTTGTCattgtttcatttgtttcttaaataacttctacaatttttatctaatcgcaTCGAAACTTTCAGGAATCAGAAAGTTATAACACCATTCTACACAATGGGtacaaaaatctaaaaatttcAGAATTTACTTTCACTCACATTTCCTTTCGatcataatataaaaatagcaaGCCATGAGAGCAAATTATTGTGTGGTCAGGATTTCGATGCTCAGAATGTCACATACTCGTAAAGCAATAGTTTAGTTTGGAAAGACACTCGTCATTTGTAATTATTCGCAAATCAGAACTCagattacttttttttatattttttacttattgCCAATATGGGCAAAAACAATGGCTTGCTATCATCAATGTCGCCAAAGCCTTCCACCACACATAGCTCTTCCATATGTAGTGGTTGTTCAGGTTGCACAGGTTTGAGATATTGGATGTTAttctaatttaaatcaaaaacattctATGTTTTTCGCAATGATAGATACCAGTTTCGATGCTGGACGTGCGCCTGGAGGCATACATTCGCCGCTGCAGGGTCGCTCCATGCGGGAGTTGGAGGAGCAGATGTCGACGTTGCGCAAGGAGAACTTCAACTTGAAACTGCGAATCTACTTCATGGAGGAGAGCCAACAAGGCGCGCGCGGAAAAAATACAGACGAGTCATTAGCGAAGCAACTAATAGATTCGAAAATTGAGATTGAAGTTCTGCGAAAGAGAGTCGACGAGAAGACGGAACTTCTAAAGGATGCGGCTCGAGCTATTACGCAACATGAAGAGATACAGAAGAGATCGGACATCGAAAGTCAATCAATGATTGAACAGATGCAGCAATACATACATCAGTTAGAGGTGAGTTCCCAACTAATTGTTACTTAAATGctttgcaataatttaaaatttgtaatctGTAATCGCAGTCAAGTGCCAAGCAGAAAGCAACTAGGAAATCCCTCGACGTGCTGTCTTCGGAGAAACTCAAGAGTTTGGAAGATCAGGttagttaaaaaaataaagcactaatcaaaacaaatacttACCTAACTTCCATTACTAGGTGCTTAAATTGGAGAATGCTCTGATGGAGGCCGATTTGCGGGAGACAGAGTGCAATAAGCAACTTGATGCAATGGGAAGTGCACTAGCAGATCGACAGGAGAACTTGGCGGTGTGTGAGGCCAAGATTGAGGAACTGGCGATCAAAAATGCCGAACTCGTGGAGCAACTTGAAAAGGAAACGGAAGCCGATGCTATGGCAAGCGTaagtttcatttaaatatttgcttttaatttttttgcgTTGCTTTGAAATCGACCTGGGGCTGTAAAGACACTGACAGTTTGAACTGAACCTTTAGCAAACTATAAATCGCCAACGGTTGGAGATAAGTGATACTTTAACTGAGAATCGTCGTTTGCTTTGCGATTTGAGTGCCAGTGAGCTTGAAGTGCAGCGTCAAAATCAATGGATAGGCGAGGCAATTCATATATTAGATGTGCAACAAAAGACAATACATATGATTGAAGTGAGTATTTCTTTCATATGCCCACAACTGCTGACAGCACTCCTCTATTGTTACCAAAGGATCTGAACACTGAAAAGGATCGGGCCAATAGAAGCCTCTACGATCGCATGATTGAATACGAAAACGTGATTAACAAGCAAAATAGCCATGTCAATTTAGTGCGACGCGAAAAAGAATTCTATCAAGATCTAAGCAAGCAATTGCAGTACTTGAGTCGCATTGCTGTGGTTCATCCCATACGTTTCAATTCCATATGTGACTTTCAACTGTCGCAAAACTCCATTCTGGCAGCGAGCCGTATATTCTTTGATTACCAAAGCCTAAGACGAGAGaagaaattacaattttactTGCCAGAGGTGACAATGCCTGAAATAGGAATGATCACGTTAATTTATTGCCTGTTAATCCGCAGCAATATAAAGCTCCAACTCTGCCGTTATCCGTTGCCGCGCCCAGCACGGCTTTCCACAATCATTCGCTTCCGCCATTTACTGGATTGCGTCAACTGTTAGGTCGCTGGTGCTCCTTGCAGTCCAATTGATGACCCTATATTCCTCCCCAAGTTGCCTCCAATCGATCATATAGCAGCACTGTGTTCATCGATGCGCCAATCTGTGTTTCCGGCCAATAGCGCACCACTGCCCACTGTCTGTGACGATGCCCGAAATCCCGAAATCCAGAGTGGCGCAGGTGTGCGACAGTGCACTGTGTCCAATTCAAACGTATTCGAATGTGTGTCTCCATGGCTTCGTTTTGCAGTTCTAAGTTAATATTGTTAGCATTTAGGGACAGCAGTATTCTTGGGTAATTCATGGAATAAAATTTAACGTTATGAAATGGTTGAAtgaaaagctaaataaatcgcaaaaaaattttgtacgtAAATTTCTGGAATTAATCACTTTAATTTTTCACTGTTCACTTTTGGAAAAGCCAAGTGatgttttttaataatgtgTATAGggaacataaaaaaataactagTATTAGAATGCCTCTTCACCATTGGGAACTATTCAAAATAGAGATGCTAGATTTTATGTTAATGTCGCCATCCTAAaactgtatatttttaattgtactatatcaaaataaaatggccaatttctcatttttgtggcattttttttttttcattttaggATGATTCCACGCCCAAGCTTCGCATTCAGTTGGCCGATAAGATATGCGAGCTACAGGATGCCCAAGAGAAATTGGCTGAACGCGAGCGGGTCCATGAGAAAGCTTGTCGCACGATTCAAAAGCTGATGCAGAAACTGAACAGTCAGGAGAGCGAGATCAAGCGCATGAAGCAGACGCAATCGGTAAACAGACTTTTATGgcaatcaaatatatattcattcatGGTATTAATTTTGCAGAACCAAGAGAAGGTAATGACATCACCATCTGCACAGCGCCATTCTTTGAGTGATACTGAGACGTGCACTGAGGACATCTCACACAGCCTGAAACAACGCTATGAGCTGCAGATTCTAGAACAGGACGAACTTATCAAGCAACTGCAATCGGAGGTGAAGAAGAAGACCGCTAACTTGCAGAATCTTGTTAACAAAGAACTGTGGGAAAAGAATCGTGAGGTAGAGCGACTCACCAAGCTCGTCAGTCATCAGCAGTCTGTGGACCATTCAGGAGAGGACTCAACAACAGGCGCTGAGTTGCAGCACTCCTTTTCGGAAGCGGATTACGTGAAAGCTGTGAAGCGCAACAAGTTGTTGCAACAAAAAGCCGATGTGCTGCTTCATCGCCTGAACGAGATGCAGCAGAATGATGCCTTGATTTCACAGCTACGCCACGACCTGCACGCCATGCAAGCCGATGTGGAGAGCGCAAACAAATGGCGGCTTGAGTGTGCTGATGTTTGCAGTGTTCTCACAAATCGTCTCGAGGAACTCGCAGGTTTCCTTAACTCGCTGCTTAAACACAAGGATGTCTTGGGTGTTTTGGCTGCTGATCGTCGTCATGCAATGCGTCGTGCAATTGATCGCAGTTTGGACTTGTCGAAGAGCCTGAACATGACTTTGTCCGTAACGGGCGTTTCATTGGCTGATCAGAGTCTGGCACAGCTAAGCAAACTCTCCGAGATATTGTATACTGAGGCTGATGAATGCAATCGTACTTATAACTCACACGAAGAGATAAATGCTTGCGGAACCGCAAATGTAAAGCAAGAAAACAAGCTTCTCAAGTCGGATGGACAATTGCGCAAGGAGCGACGATCGCTGCCtttgccacaacagcagcaggacaATCAGAGCGAATCAGAGGCATGGTCAGAGCCTGACCGCAAGGTGTCCTTGGCCCGTATTGGACTAGAAGATACTTCCAGCAGTTTCGTATACGCTGAAAAACATCGCAGTGAATCCGATAGCGAAGGACACGCCTGCTCAGTGAATTCCCTAAAGCAGGAGCGCAGTCGCAATAGTGAGAAAATCACGCAGCTCGAGTCTCTGATAGCACAGCGTGATGAACGTATATTGCAAGCACAATGCCAATTGGTAGATGCGGACAATCGTTTGAAGCAGGAACAGTTGCGTGTCATTGAGGTAACTCAACAGTTGGAAAAGCTTCGCGCACAAAACGAAACTTTGATCGCTGATCTACAGGCCATTGGCAGTCAGGATGATAGAGAAATAGTTGAGCTGCAGCAACTAATTGAACAGAAGACACAGCAGATTGATCAGCTGCAATTGGCGCAAAATACGTTACGTGCTGATGCACAGATCACTGAACTTGAACTGAAGGAAGCACAGCAAAAAATTGCAGAAATGGACGAAGAGAATACTGCAAGTCTTGAAAGGGCTCACGCTGAATTGACCCAATACCAACATGAAGCAGCGCAGCGCTTGGAAGAACTGCAAAAGCTGCAGCAAGAAGAGTTGGCGCGAAACTGGGTGGCATTGACCAAGTACGAGGAGGTTAAGACACAAATTATCGAGTTGCAGCGTTCTGTGGAGTTCTACCAAGAAAGTGAAAAGGAACTTAAGCAAACGCTTGTTGAAAATGAGCTGACTGCACGTTCACTCAAAAAAGAAGTCGACGAGAGCACTTTACAAGCCTCCAAAGCCATCGTGGAACGTACAAAAGCATATAACGACAAACTACAGCTAGAGAAACGTTTGGATGAAATGAAGGTGCAGCTGACATTGCTGCAGGACGAGCAAagactgcagcaacagcagcaacaatatcCTCAGTGTAGTCGTATCAATAGCATCGATGCCTCCCAATCGGGCTACACATCTGAGGAGGTCCCATTACAATTGGCCAATAATAAAGCCAACGCTCCATCTAGCTCAGCGACTGCTGGACGTATTAACAACCCATCACCGGATTTGGGCATTGAGAGCGATGTGGGCCGAGGTGTAAGCGTGGAACTATCAAATGCCCAGCGGGCACTACTTAAGACTGTGGAGCTTACAGCAAATAATGAAGACACCGATAATATGGACTTAAAAGAAGGTAAGTTGTCTACACTTCATACAACAAAcgagaaaattaaaaaaagcaattattaatttgacaGATTCGTCGCCTGACTCGGAGGCTGCTGCAGCATCGTCTGTGGGACAAATAACAATAGTTCACGACTGTGCAAAGGTAGAAAAAGAAATGGCCGAATTAAAACGTAAATTACTGCACACCAAACGTTCATTTGAAGACACCTATAAAAGATTGTGTGCGGTTAACAAAGCTAAAGCACAGGTTGAAAAAGACATCAAGAATCAAATACTTAAAACCCACAATGTACTGCGCAATGTTCGTTCGAACATGGAAAACGTGTTATAACATATTATTTGATCGAAGCACAACCATAACATTATCATCGCCATGAAAATCGTCCACAAATTGACAAATGTTCATTTTGTTAATATCTCacaaatttactatttacctgtattttactattttactaCTATTATC of Drosophila nasuta strain 15112-1781.00 chromosome 3, ASM2355853v1, whole genome shotgun sequence contains these proteins:
- the LOC132794247 gene encoding centrosomin isoform X1, which gives rise to MDQDQSKQNPRDVHDSDAMCTSSLKEISLIETMTSFLAENGAAEVDPRVLKSLAEALSKRIDDTSPGGIQDATLENSYTSFDAGRAPGGIHSPLQGRSMRELEEQMSTLRKENFNLKLRIYFMEESQQGARGKNTDESLAKQLIDSKIEIEVLRKRVDEKTELLKDAARAITQHEEIQKRSDIESQSMIEQMQQYIHQLESSAKQKATRKSLDVLSSEKLKSLEDQVLKLENALMEADLRETECNKQLDAMGSALADRQENLAVCEAKIEELAIKNAELVEQLEKETEADAMASDDSTPKLRIQLADKICELQDAQEKLAERERVHEKACRTIQKLMQKLNSQESEIKRMKQTQSNQEKVMTSPSAQRHSLSDTETCTEDISHSLKQRYELQILEQDELIKQLQSEVKKKTANLQNLVNKELWEKNREVERLTKLVSHQQSVDHSGEDSTTGAELQHSFSEADYVKAVKRNKLLQQKADVLLHRLNEMQQNDALISQLRHDLHAMQADVESANKWRLECADVCSVLTNRLEELAGFLNSLLKHKDVLGVLAADRRHAMRRAIDRSLDLSKSLNMTLSVTGVSLADQSLAQLSKLSEILYTEADECNRTYNSHEEINACGTANVKQENKLLKSDGQLRKERRSLPLPQQQQDNQSESEAWSEPDRKVSLARIGLEDTSSSFVYAEKHRSESDSEGHACSVNSLKQERSRNSEKITQLESLIAQRDERILQAQCQLVDADNRLKQEQLRVIEVTQQLEKLRAQNETLIADLQAIGSQDDREIVELQQLIEQKTQQIDQLQLAQNTLRADAQITELELKEAQQKIAEMDEENTASLERAHAELTQYQHEAAQRLEELQKLQQEELARNWVALTKYEEVKTQIIELQRSVEFYQESEKELKQTLVENELTARSLKKEVDESTLQASKAIVERTKAYNDKLQLEKRLDEMKVQLTLLQDEQRLQQQQQQYPQCSRINSIDASQSGYTSEEVPLQLANNKANAPSSSATAGRINNPSPDLGIESDVGRGVSVELSNAQRALLKTVELTANNEDTDNMDLKEDSSPDSEAAAASSVGQITIVHDCAKVEKEMAELKRKLLHTKRSFEDTYKRLCAVNKAKAQVEKDIKNQILKTHNVLRNVRSNMENVL
- the LOC132794247 gene encoding centrosomin isoform X3, which gives rise to MGKNNGLLSSMSPKPSTTHSSSICSGCSGCTDTSFDAGRAPGGIHSPLQGRSMRELEEQMSTLRKENFNLKLRIYFMEESQQGARGKNTDESLAKQLIDSKIEIEVLRKRVDEKTELLKDAARAITQHEEIQKRSDIESQSMIEQMQQYIHQLESSAKQKATRKSLDVLSSEKLKSLEDQVLKLENALMEADLRETECNKQLDAMGSALADRQENLAVCEAKIEELAIKNAELVEQLEKETEADAMASDDSTPKLRIQLADKICELQDAQEKLAERERVHEKACRTIQKLMQKLNSQESEIKRMKQTQSNQEKVMTSPSAQRHSLSDTETCTEDISHSLKQRYELQILEQDELIKQLQSEVKKKTANLQNLVNKELWEKNREVERLTKLVSHQQSVDHSGEDSTTGAELQHSFSEADYVKAVKRNKLLQQKADVLLHRLNEMQQNDALISQLRHDLHAMQADVESANKWRLECADVCSVLTNRLEELAGFLNSLLKHKDVLGVLAADRRHAMRRAIDRSLDLSKSLNMTLSVTGVSLADQSLAQLSKLSEILYTEADECNRTYNSHEEINACGTANVKQENKLLKSDGQLRKERRSLPLPQQQQDNQSESEAWSEPDRKVSLARIGLEDTSSSFVYAEKHRSESDSEGHACSVNSLKQERSRNSEKITQLESLIAQRDERILQAQCQLVDADNRLKQEQLRVIEVTQQLEKLRAQNETLIADLQAIGSQDDREIVELQQLIEQKTQQIDQLQLAQNTLRADAQITELELKEAQQKIAEMDEENTASLERAHAELTQYQHEAAQRLEELQKLQQEELARNWVALTKYEEVKTQIIELQRSVEFYQESEKELKQTLVENELTARSLKKEVDESTLQASKAIVERTKAYNDKLQLEKRLDEMKVQLTLLQDEQRLQQQQQQYPQCSRINSIDASQSGYTSEEVPLQLANNKANAPSSSATAGRINNPSPDLGIESDVGRGVSVELSNAQRALLKTVELTANNEDTDNMDLKEDSSPDSEAAAASSVGQITIVHDCAKVEKEMAELKRKLLHTKRSFEDTYKRLCAVNKAKAQVEKDIKNQILKTHNVLRNVRSNMENVL
- the LOC132794247 gene encoding centrosomin isoform X2, which codes for MAGMFRSTSLNNSNNSPRPPYKRFSISNFSGGSLSTSPGGIQDATLENSYTSFDAGRAPGGIHSPLQGRSMRELEEQMSTLRKENFNLKLRIYFMEESQQGARGKNTDESLAKQLIDSKIEIEVLRKRVDEKTELLKDAARAITQHEEIQKRSDIESQSMIEQMQQYIHQLESSAKQKATRKSLDVLSSEKLKSLEDQVLKLENALMEADLRETECNKQLDAMGSALADRQENLAVCEAKIEELAIKNAELVEQLEKETEADAMASDDSTPKLRIQLADKICELQDAQEKLAERERVHEKACRTIQKLMQKLNSQESEIKRMKQTQSNQEKVMTSPSAQRHSLSDTETCTEDISHSLKQRYELQILEQDELIKQLQSEVKKKTANLQNLVNKELWEKNREVERLTKLVSHQQSVDHSGEDSTTGAELQHSFSEADYVKAVKRNKLLQQKADVLLHRLNEMQQNDALISQLRHDLHAMQADVESANKWRLECADVCSVLTNRLEELAGFLNSLLKHKDVLGVLAADRRHAMRRAIDRSLDLSKSLNMTLSVTGVSLADQSLAQLSKLSEILYTEADECNRTYNSHEEINACGTANVKQENKLLKSDGQLRKERRSLPLPQQQQDNQSESEAWSEPDRKVSLARIGLEDTSSSFVYAEKHRSESDSEGHACSVNSLKQERSRNSEKITQLESLIAQRDERILQAQCQLVDADNRLKQEQLRVIEVTQQLEKLRAQNETLIADLQAIGSQDDREIVELQQLIEQKTQQIDQLQLAQNTLRADAQITELELKEAQQKIAEMDEENTASLERAHAELTQYQHEAAQRLEELQKLQQEELARNWVALTKYEEVKTQIIELQRSVEFYQESEKELKQTLVENELTARSLKKEVDESTLQASKAIVERTKAYNDKLQLEKRLDEMKVQLTLLQDEQRLQQQQQQYPQCSRINSIDASQSGYTSEEVPLQLANNKANAPSSSATAGRINNPSPDLGIESDVGRGVSVELSNAQRALLKTVELTANNEDTDNMDLKEDSSPDSEAAAASSVGQITIVHDCAKVEKEMAELKRKLLHTKRSFEDTYKRLCAVNKAKAQVEKDIKNQILKTHNVLRNVRSNMENVL
- the LOC132794251 gene encoding lysozyme B, translating into MMHNFGLGTWFCLLFLSPLLGIRLKPCELAGQLYILDVPKEELAKWLCIADFESRFNTHVVGQSNADGSKDYGLFQISDRYWCAPPSNTSYYAFNGCNINCNELLIDDITAAVRCAQLIRKQQGWTAWSVFPQFCNGTLVDPDQCFQNDQSDRSQSNSTEIPDNATGSTTETSMEENTTIVAKEME